A genomic region of Papaver somniferum cultivar HN1 chromosome 7, ASM357369v1, whole genome shotgun sequence contains the following coding sequences:
- the LOC113296577 gene encoding pentatricopeptide repeat-containing protein At1g80270, mitochondrial-like: MFTPRRASNLFRTRLHCLRAVEAAAPPQTYQSKSNILHQISQNQPINLHQTQPHHRNFFTFLGSNSQSDAKSNGEEQQRQQEDEGENLEDGIDELGDSSTKEEDAVPKAEEKEEVRTVSFSLFNVVASAPSRDVYAALDKSMEEIKEVEHVKIREVLHNLRKCKMYEFAYQLSNWLESKHLFNCEEEKDYATRLDLIAKRRGMALAEKYMNNSIPETCKGETVYGTMLWNYVSVGDVKNAEQVFEKMRELGFPVSGFVCQQMILLYKKFDKRKIKSVLLLMEENDVKPTRFTYLLLIDLKGEANDIAGMEELVEALKSDGLELDNYIRAVLARHYIGAGFGEKAGEILKEMEGEGLEENHGACKNLLPLYAALGKADEVERIWKVCEADGHADDCLAAISAFGKVGRVEKAEEIFEKRIKSGRNISSKVYTALMDVYVDHKLLAKGEDLVKRMASSGCPINRFLWDSLVKLYIDAGEVEKADAVLQKALQQWDKRKKPPLYKSFHVIMDQYSRRGDIHNTEKIFHHLKQSGYVSKIWDYQSLLQAYIKAKVPAYGLRERMMADNLTPNKFVAGQLAQVDPFKKTAISDLLD; the protein is encoded by the coding sequence ATGTTTACTCCCCGTAGAGCTTCAAATCTTTTTAGAACCAGACTACATTGTTTAAGAGCAGTAGAAGCAGCAGCTCCTCCCCAAACATATCAATCGAAATCAAACATTCTTCATCAAATTTCACAAAATCAACCAATTAATCTTCATCAGACCCAACCACATCATCGAAATTTCTTCACATTTCTTGGTTCTAACTCACAATCAGATGCAAAGAGTAACGGGGAAGAACAACAACGACAACAAGAAGATGAAGGTGAAAATCTGGAAGATGGGATCGATGAGCTCGGTGATTCTTCTACTAAGGAAGAAGATGCAGTACCCAAGGCTGAGGAAAAGGAGGAGGTAAGAACTGTTTCTTTCAGTCTATTTAATGTAGTAGCCAGTGCACCTTCAAGGGATGTTTATGCAGCACTTGATAAGTCTATGGAAGAAATTAAGGAAGTGGAGCATGTTAAGATCAGGGAAGTGTTACATAATCTTAGGAAATGCAAAATGTATGAATTTGCATATCAATTATCAAACTGGTTAGAATCAAAACACTTGTTTAACTGTGAAGAGGAGAAAGATTATGCGACTCGCCTCGATTTGATTGCTAAGAGACGCGGAATGGCATTGGCTGAGAAGTATATGAACAATTCGATTCCGGAGACGTGTAAGGGGGAGACGGTGTATGGGACTATGTTGTGGAATTATGTTAGTGTTGGTGATGTGAAGAATGCTGAACAAGTGTTTGAGAAAATGAGGGAGTTGGGGTTTCCGGTGAGTGGTTTTGTTTGTCAACAGATGATATTGTTGTATAAGAAATTTGATAAGAGGAAGATAAAGAGTGTATTGTTGTTAATGGAGGAAAATGATGTGAAGCCGACTCGGTTCACTTACCTGCTGTTGATTGATTTGAAAGGGGAGGCTAATGATATAGCAGGGATGGAAGAGTTGGTTGAAGCCCTGAAGAGTGATGGTTTGGAGTTAGATAACTATATCCGTGCCGTTTTGGCTAGACACTATATTGGTGCAGGGTTCGGTGAGAAGGCAGGGGAGATTTTGAAGGAGATGGAAGGGGAAGGTTTGGAGGAAAATCATGGTGCGTGTAAGAATTTACTTCCTCTGTATGCGGCTCTTGGTAAGGCCGATGAGGTTGAAAGGATATGGAAGGTTTGTGAAGCGGACGGTCATGCTGATGACTGCTTGGCTGCCATCAGTGCTTTTGGCAAAGTGGGAAGAGTAGAAAAGGCAGAAGAAATATTTGAAAAAAGGATCAAGTCAGGGAGGAATATCTCATCGAAGGTTTATACAGCTCTCATGGATGTTTATGTAGACCATAAGCTACTTGCAAAAGGTGAAGATTTGGTAAAAAGAATGGCAAGTTCTGGTTGTCCTATAAATCGGTTTCTTTGGGACTCTCTTGTGAAGCTCTACATAGATGCTGGGGAGGTTGAAAAAGCGGATGCAGTTTTGCAGAAGGCTCTGCAGCAATGGGATAAACGAAAGAAGCCACCATTGTATAAGTCTTTCCATGTGATaatggatcaatattcaagaagaGGTGATATTCATAACACTGAGAAGATCTTTCACCATTTAAAGCAATCGGGTTATGTGAGTAAAATTTGGGATTACCAATCTCTTCTCCAGGCTTATATAAAAGCCAAAGTTCCGGCTTATGGGTTAAGAGAGAGGATGATGGCTGATAATTTAACCCCGAACAAGTTTGTTGCTGGACAATTGGCACAGGTCGACCCTTTCAAGAAGACGGCAATATCTGATTTGCTCGATTGA